The following coding sequences are from one Nymphalis io chromosome 17, ilAglIoxx1.1, whole genome shotgun sequence window:
- the LOC126775021 gene encoding cuticle protein 2-like produces MVAAASAGHIFNQPQAEHYANAADIYQSAVEYQQPAIQAGHSLSAHDLAYQRPSAEKTAKILAYHSENNGHNYHYAYETENGIKAQESGQVSKGTQAEGAYSYTGDDGQVYTVKYTADENGFRAYGAHLPTSPPIPEAILKSLEENSKAEANGIYDDGHYHEQHQTESYHDGGVQSYHDGGVQSYHDGGVQSYHDGGVQSYHDGGAQYHEQQLQNYNNAAHAATDSSYHH; encoded by the exons ATGGTGGCTGCGGCATCAGCTGGCCATATCTTCAACCAACCACAGGCCGAGCATTACGCAAATGCTGCTGATATCTACCAATCAGCTGTAGAATACCAACAGCCGGCTATACAAGCCGGACATTCATTATCCGCGCACGATTTGGCCTACCAGAGACCATCAGCTGAGAAAACGGCTAAGATTTTGGCCTATCATTCGGAAAATAATGGTCATAACTACCATTACGCCTATGAAACTGAGAACG GTATCAAAGCTCAAGAATCAGGTCAGGTCAGCAAAGGCACTCAAGCTGAAGGTGCTTACTCCTATACCGGAGACGATGGTCAAGTATACACAGTGAAGTATACCGCTGATGAAAATGGCTTCCGGGCTTATGGTGCCCATCTACCTACCTCGCCACCAATCCCTGAAGCAATCTTAAAATCTTTGGAAGAAAATTCGAAGGCCGAAGCCAATGGCATTTATGATGATG GTCACTACCATGAACAGCATCAAACCGAAAGCTACCATGATGGTGGAGTTCAAAGTTACCATGATGGTGGCGTTCAAAGTTACCATGATGGTGGCGTTCAAAGTTACCATGATGGTGGCGTTCAAAGCTACCATGATGGTGGGGCTCAGTACCATGAACAACAACTCCAAAACTACAACAATGCTGCTCATGCCGCAACTGACTCCAGCTATCACCATTAA
- the LOC126775037 gene encoding cuticle protein 3-like codes for MKLIILAAIIGACAAASLPGYVAPQYRAYYQDRPRAALERNAAILRSVSDVNEQGYRFAYDTENGIQAEETGVEANGIQAQGGYSYTGDDGQVYSVRYTADVNGFQPQGAHLPTAPPVPEAIAKALQENARDEANGIFDDGSYRAGKYDQGVFAARTYTTPRYIAPFGKPYHF; via the exons ATGAAATTG ATCATCCTAGCAGCAATCATCGGTGCGTGCGCAGCGGCGTCGCTCCCCGGCTACGTGGCACCTCAGTACCGCGCCTACTACCAGGACAGACCTCGCGCTGCGTTGGAGAGGAATGCAGCGATATTACGTTCAGTGTCTGATGTCAACGAACAAGGATATCGTTTTGCTTATGACACGGAAAACG GAATCCAAGCTGAAGAAACCGGTGTAGAAGCTAATGGCATTCAAGCTCAAGGCGGGTACTCCTATACCGGTGACGATGGCCAGGTCTACAGCGTGAGGTACACAGCTGATGTGAACGGCTTCCAGCCCCAGGGTGCTCATCTGCCAACCGCTCCACCAGTACCCGAAGCCATTGCCAAAGCTTTACAGGAAAACGCTAGAGATGAGGCCAATGGCATCTTCGATGACG GTAGCTACCGTGCGGGTAAATACGACCAAGGCGTATTTGCCGCTCGCACCTACACTACCCCGAGGTACATCGCTCCCTTCGGAAAGCCTTATCACTTCTGA